In Streptomyces ambofaciens ATCC 23877, a single genomic region encodes these proteins:
- a CDS encoding DUF2165 domain-containing protein, whose amino-acid sequence MTTSRHTLSLAATVLTGVLALYIALVAFGNITDFGTNQQFVRHVFAMDTTFKDDDLMWRAITNKGVQDAAYVAIIVWETVSALVLLWATWLWIRRDHTAARRMTTYGTLMLMLLFGAGFIAIGGEWFSMWQSADWNGLDAATRVFLLSGVVLIVAHLPFPQGEAEEARRPR is encoded by the coding sequence ATGACCACCAGCAGACACACTCTCTCCCTGGCCGCCACCGTCCTCACCGGCGTCCTGGCCCTCTACATCGCGCTCGTCGCCTTCGGGAACATCACCGACTTCGGGACCAACCAGCAGTTCGTGCGCCACGTGTTCGCGATGGACACGACCTTCAAGGACGACGACCTGATGTGGCGGGCGATCACGAACAAGGGCGTCCAGGACGCCGCGTACGTCGCGATCATCGTGTGGGAGACGGTGTCCGCGCTCGTGCTGCTCTGGGCGACCTGGCTGTGGATACGCCGCGACCACACCGCCGCGCGGCGCATGACCACGTACGGCACGCTCATGCTGATGCTGCTCTTCGGCGCCGGGTTCATCGCGATCGGCGGGGAGTGGTTCTCGATGTGGCAGTCGGCGGACTGGAACGGGCTGGACGCGGCGACGCGGGTGTTCCTGCTGAGCGGGGTCGTGCTGATCGTCGCGCACCTGCCGTTCCCGCAGGGCGAGGCGGAGGAGGCTAGGCGACCACGGTGA
- a CDS encoding helix-turn-helix domain-containing protein → MEDEEAAAVLRAVGRQIKVWREAADMRQAELGAAIGYSEEMVSSVERARRIPKADFLDKADEVLRAGGKLAAMKEDVEKARYPKLVRDLAKLEAESVEMGAYASHHIHGLLQTPEYAEALYAMRRPAYTDDEIERHVAGRMARKVVFEPQPRRTITFVLEEVTLRRPYGGRMVLRRQLEHLLEIGALRHVELQVMPTEREEHAGVMGSFRLLKLQDGKTLGHSEGQLYSRVIHDPREVQILEMRYGMIRAQALTPRESLAFVEKVLGEES, encoded by the coding sequence GTGGAGGACGAGGAGGCCGCGGCCGTGCTCAGGGCGGTCGGGCGGCAGATCAAGGTATGGCGCGAGGCCGCAGACATGCGGCAGGCCGAGCTGGGCGCCGCCATCGGGTACAGCGAGGAGATGGTCTCGTCGGTCGAGCGTGCACGAAGGATTCCCAAGGCGGATTTCCTCGACAAGGCGGACGAGGTCTTGCGGGCGGGCGGAAAGCTCGCGGCCATGAAGGAGGACGTGGAGAAGGCCCGCTACCCGAAACTGGTTCGGGACCTGGCGAAGCTGGAGGCCGAGTCCGTCGAGATGGGCGCCTACGCCAGCCACCACATCCACGGACTGCTCCAGACGCCGGAGTACGCGGAGGCTCTGTACGCCATGCGTCGACCCGCGTACACGGATGACGAGATCGAGCGTCACGTCGCCGGGCGCATGGCACGGAAGGTCGTCTTCGAGCCCCAGCCCCGGCGGACGATCACCTTCGTGCTGGAAGAGGTGACACTGCGACGGCCCTACGGGGGCAGAATGGTGCTGCGTCGCCAGCTCGAACACCTGCTTGAAATCGGCGCGTTGCGCCACGTGGAGCTGCAAGTGATGCCCACGGAGCGGGAGGAGCACGCGGGTGTGATGGGTTCGTTCCGTCTGCTGAAACTTCAGGACGGCAAGACACTCGGGCATTCGGAAGGACAGTTGTACAGCCGAGTGATCCACGATCCTCGGGAGGTCCAGATCCTCGAAATGCGCTATGGCATGATCCGGGCGCAGGCTCTCACCCCCCGGGAGTCGCTGGCCTTCGTCGAGAAAGTGCTGGGAGAAGAGTCATGA
- a CDS encoding ATP-binding protein: MQKMDLPAAPNPPHFAVRLSATRRGARLARLLTERQLDDWGVPSGEAVQIVAELAANAVLHGLVPGRDFRLALRLAPGGTLRVEVTDARGDRVPRTRAPVAGDAEHGRGLLIVAAYADRWGVECGPAPAKTVWAEMTPGRGRT; encoded by the coding sequence ATGCAGAAAATGGACCTGCCCGCCGCCCCGAACCCACCCCATTTCGCGGTCCGGTTGTCGGCTACGCGCAGAGGAGCCCGTCTCGCGCGCTTGCTCACCGAGCGCCAACTCGACGACTGGGGCGTGCCGTCGGGGGAGGCGGTCCAGATCGTCGCCGAACTGGCCGCGAACGCGGTGCTGCACGGTCTGGTGCCGGGGCGGGACTTCCGGCTGGCCCTGCGGCTGGCCCCCGGTGGCACCCTCCGTGTCGAGGTCACGGACGCCCGGGGCGACCGGGTCCCGCGTACCCGCGCCCCGGTCGCCGGCGACGCGGAACACGGACGGGGACTGCTCATCGTGGCGGCGTACGCGGACCGTTGGGGCGTCGAGTGCGGACCCGCCCCCGCCAAGACGGTCTGGGCCGAGATGACACCGGGTCGCGGGCGGACGTGA
- a CDS encoding DUF397 domain-containing protein, which yields MTSLEWYKSSYSGNDGPDCVEVAIPPADPTVHVRDSKDTTRPHLSFTDASWTAFLHTVATADRPA from the coding sequence ATGACCTCACTGGAGTGGTACAAGAGCAGCTACAGCGGCAATGACGGACCCGACTGCGTCGAGGTCGCCATACCCCCCGCCGACCCCACCGTCCACGTTCGCGACTCCAAGGACACGACCCGGCCCCACCTCTCCTTCACCGACGCCTCCTGGACCGCCTTCCTCCACACCGTCGCGACGGCCGACCGACCGGCGTAG
- a CDS encoding tyrosine-protein phosphatase, translating to MTTKTRVTLACALSAAALLTGVAAPAATAAPAGHHHGHPGHSARAIPFTAAEVTAQDDGTYEVTWKAPGVRTVAVRANGRTVATGGSTGKVTVSGLPAADRQWFDLVPDRGERLRLADRLIALDGTVNFRDAGGYRTEDGQWVRMGAVYRTDSLDRLTDADLAKLKRLGISVDYDLRTASERASAPDRVPAGARYVVADVLGADSPVFALPTTAAEAGQMMIDGEKTMVSGENAKAAYSTVFSGLVRDADGVLYHCTAGKDRTGWASAALLTALGVPRETVMADYLASNEYRAAANAAALAAMPAAQAAVYKPMLDVRAEYLNSGFAEVEDAYGSFARYERKALGLDAREVRRLKADLLVG from the coding sequence ATGACGACCAAGACACGTGTCACCCTGGCCTGCGCCCTGTCGGCCGCCGCGCTGCTCACCGGAGTCGCGGCCCCGGCCGCGACGGCCGCCCCCGCCGGTCACCACCACGGGCACCCCGGTCACTCCGCCCGCGCGATACCGTTCACCGCCGCCGAGGTGACCGCGCAGGACGACGGCACCTACGAGGTCACCTGGAAGGCCCCCGGCGTTCGCACGGTCGCCGTCCGCGCGAACGGCCGTACCGTCGCCACCGGCGGCTCGACCGGCAAGGTCACCGTGTCCGGGCTGCCCGCCGCCGACCGCCAGTGGTTCGACCTGGTCCCCGACCGGGGTGAGCGCCTGCGCCTCGCCGACCGGCTGATCGCGCTGGACGGCACGGTCAACTTCCGCGACGCGGGCGGCTACCGCACCGAGGACGGGCAGTGGGTGCGGATGGGCGCGGTCTACCGCACCGACTCCCTGGACCGCCTCACCGACGCCGACCTGGCGAAGCTGAAGCGGCTCGGCATCTCCGTCGACTACGACCTGCGCACCGCCTCCGAGCGCGCGTCGGCGCCCGACCGCGTCCCGGCCGGCGCGCGCTACGTCGTGGCGGACGTCCTCGGCGCCGACTCCCCCGTCTTCGCCCTGCCGACCACGGCGGCGGAGGCCGGGCAGATGATGATCGACGGCGAGAAGACGATGGTCAGCGGCGAGAACGCCAAGGCCGCATACTCCACCGTGTTCTCCGGCCTGGTGCGCGACGCCGACGGCGTCCTCTACCACTGCACCGCGGGCAAGGACCGCACCGGCTGGGCGAGCGCGGCCCTGCTCACCGCGCTCGGTGTGCCGCGCGAGACGGTCATGGCGGACTACCTCGCCTCCAACGAGTACCGCGCCGCGGCCAACGCCGCCGCCCTGGCCGCGATGCCCGCCGCACAGGCAGCGGTCTACAAGCCGATGCTCGACGTGCGTGCCGAGTACCTCAACTCCGGGTTCGCCGAGGTAGAGGACGCGTACGGGTCCTTCGCCCGGTACGAGAGGAAGGCGCTGGGACTGGACGCCCGCGAGGTGCGGCGGCTGAAGGCCGACCTCCTGGTTGGCTGA